From the genome of Nicotiana sylvestris chromosome 2, ASM39365v2, whole genome shotgun sequence, one region includes:
- the LOC104230596 gene encoding delta(7)-sterol-C5(6)-desaturase-like gives MDDYLNLFIEETSFYNRVVLGTFLPESWWGPLPHWFQGWLRNYIGGVLLYFISGFLWCFYIYRLKRNVYIPKDAIPSNRAMLLQIGVAMKAMPFYCALPSLSEYMIVNGWTKCFSRISDVGWLSYLIYMAVYLVIVEFGIYWMHRELHDIKPLYKYLHATHHIYNKQNTLSPFAGLAFHPLDGILQAVPHVVALFLLPVHFTTHIALLFIEAIWTANIHDCIHAKVWPVMGAGYHTIHHTTYRHNYGHYTIWMDWMFGTLRDPVEDEVKKM, from the exons ATGGACGACTACCTGAATTTATTCATAGAGGAGACATCGTTTTACAATCGGGTGGTTTTAGGTACATTCTTACCGGAATCATGGTGGGGTCCACTTCCTCATTGGTTTCAGGGTTGGCTCAGGAATTACATTGGTGGGGTGTTACTTTACTTTATATCTGGTTTTCTTTGGTGCTTCTACATCTATCGCCTGAAGCGCAATGTCTATATCCCTAAAg ATGCCATCCCTTCAAATAGAGCTATGCTCTTGCAAATAGGAGTTGCCATGAAAGCTATGCCATTTTATTGTGCTCTTCCGTCACTTTCTGAGTATATGATTGTAAATGGGTGGACAAAATGTTTCTCAAGAATTAGCGACGTTGGATGGCTTTCCTACCTTATCTATATGGCAGTTTATTTGGTAATAGTAGAATTCGGCATCTACTGGATGCATCGCGAGTTGCATGACATAAAACCTCTGTACAAATATCTCCATGCTACACATCATATTTACAACAAGCAAAATACACTCTCCCCATTTGCTG GTTTGGCGTTCCACCCATTGGATGGAATACTGCAGGCAGTGCCACATGTAGTAGCTCTTTTCCTGTTGCCCGTACATTTTACGACACACATAGCTCTCTTATTCATCGAAGCCATATGGACTGCAAATATCCATGACTGCATACATGCGAAGGTGTGGCCAGTTATGGGTGCTGGCTACCATACCATCCACCATACTACGTACCGGCATAATTATGGTCATTACACAATATGGATGGACTGGATGTTCGGAACACTTCGTGATCCTGTagaagatgaggtcaagaaaatGTAA